Proteins encoded together in one Nostoc sp. PCC 7524 window:
- the pirA gene encoding arginine synthesis PII-interacting regulator PirA, giving the protein MSQNRHRAMSAATEIHKQNIKRNIEYRLEIAKSRGDERLIRQLEAEMKYCT; this is encoded by the coding sequence ATGAGCCAGAATCGACACAGAGCGATGAGTGCGGCAACAGAAATACACAAACAAAATATTAAAAGGAACATCGAGTATCGCTTGGAAATAGCGAAATCTCGTGGTGATGAAAGACTAATTAGGCAATTAGAAGCAGAAATGAAGTATTGCACCTAA
- a CDS encoding alpha/beta hydrolase → MDVCIHKTVEILEQVHQSESALRLKNQACRSKFFIHPHPTSKVCLFLHGFTAGPYQFEPLGKAFFQAGYNVLIPLQPGHGRLGDWNRLNPPPLPTDIRTYQQFVIEWLEIAKTLGQKVVVGGLSTGGTLAAWLALEYPQQIECALLFTPYLGSRQFITDWLIKILPIYFEWFNKDAPGNFGYDGFCLKALRIFLELGEKLLKQVPIHCSAPILMVCSEADKAVSRSKQQDFFKMLLKQQPKSWYYCFDDMLHIQHRMMTRLEDNDYEELVISLAKAFVNSDLTWVQFQEMAKQITQPEVNDDIKQELNLDASTFQILSAMMTQHFGCDHLKCINPCK, encoded by the coding sequence ATGGACGTTTGCATTCACAAGACAGTAGAGATTCTTGAGCAAGTTCATCAATCAGAGTCGGCGTTGAGACTGAAAAACCAAGCCTGTCGTTCAAAATTCTTCATTCATCCCCATCCCACGTCAAAAGTTTGTCTATTCTTGCATGGTTTCACCGCCGGCCCGTACCAATTTGAGCCACTCGGCAAGGCTTTTTTTCAAGCTGGATATAATGTTCTGATTCCCTTACAACCAGGTCATGGACGCTTAGGAGACTGGAATCGCCTCAATCCTCCACCATTACCAACGGACATTCGGACTTACCAGCAATTTGTCATCGAGTGGTTAGAGATTGCCAAAACCCTAGGTCAAAAAGTCGTAGTCGGAGGATTATCAACAGGTGGAACATTAGCGGCGTGGTTAGCTTTAGAATATCCCCAACAGATTGAGTGCGCCTTATTGTTCACTCCTTATTTGGGTAGTCGTCAATTCATCACTGATTGGCTCATCAAAATCCTACCAATTTATTTTGAATGGTTCAACAAAGATGCACCCGGCAATTTCGGTTATGACGGTTTTTGTTTAAAAGCATTAAGAATATTTCTAGAATTGGGAGAGAAGCTGTTAAAACAAGTACCAATCCATTGTTCTGCTCCTATATTAATGGTGTGTAGCGAGGCTGATAAGGCTGTTAGTCGCTCAAAACAGCAGGATTTTTTTAAAATGCTACTTAAGCAGCAACCAAAATCTTGGTATTACTGCTTTGACGATATGCTTCACATTCAACACCGAATGATGACTAGGTTAGAAGACAATGATTATGAAGAACTGGTAATTAGCCTTGCCAAAGCTTTTGTTAATAGTGATTTAACTTGGGTACAGTTTCAAGAAATGGCAAAGCAGATAACTCAACCAGAGGTAAATGATGACATCAAGCAAGAATTAAATCTTGATGCTTCAACTTTCCAAATACTTTCTGCAATGATGACTCAACATTTTGGTTGTGATCATCTCAAATGTATAAATCCATGCAAATAA
- a CDS encoding SAM hydrolase/SAM-dependent halogenase family protein — protein MWENQAFLTLLSDFSDRDVYVAVMKGVIAQVNPKLQVVDLSHEIPPQNIAAARFCLLNVYLYFPEGTVHIAVVDPGVGSKRKAIAVEFAGGFLVGPDNGIFSGVLAQTPAIAAVELTNPQYWRTPEPSKTFHGRDIFAPVGAHLASGVSLQQLGQAIEPATLTQLNLKQCHHTTTGVTGCIQYIDHFGNLVSNIPGSYVQGKKWCVQAGGLIVPGCATYSNVPFGEAVALVGSHGWVEIAINSGNAHSQLQINLQDSLEVISY, from the coding sequence ATGTGGGAAAATCAAGCTTTCCTAACCTTATTAAGCGATTTTAGCGATCGCGATGTCTACGTAGCTGTGATGAAGGGAGTAATCGCCCAAGTCAACCCGAAATTACAGGTGGTAGACTTGAGCCATGAGATTCCGCCTCAAAATATTGCGGCGGCTAGGTTTTGTTTGTTGAATGTTTATCTTTACTTCCCAGAGGGGACAGTACATATAGCTGTAGTAGATCCGGGTGTGGGGAGTAAAAGAAAGGCGATCGCGGTAGAATTTGCAGGTGGGTTTTTAGTAGGGCCAGATAATGGCATATTTAGCGGTGTGTTAGCTCAAACTCCAGCCATTGCAGCAGTCGAGTTAACGAATCCCCAATATTGGAGAACCCCCGAACCTAGTAAGACTTTTCATGGTAGGGATATTTTCGCACCAGTGGGCGCTCATCTAGCTAGTGGTGTTTCTCTGCAACAGCTAGGACAAGCAATTGAGCCTGCAACTTTAACGCAATTAAATCTGAAGCAATGTCATCATACAACAACTGGTGTTACAGGTTGTATTCAATATATAGATCACTTTGGTAACTTGGTGAGCAATATTCCAGGGAGTTACGTACAAGGTAAAAAATGGTGTGTGCAAGCTGGTGGGTTAATCGTACCTGGCTGTGCAACTTACAGCAATGTTCCCTTTGGGGAAGCAGTCGCTTTAGTTGGTAGTCATGGCTGGGTAGAAATTGCCATCAACAGTGGTAATGCACACTCGCAGTTACAGATTAATTTGCAAGATTCTCTAGAAGTCATTAGTTATTAG
- a CDS encoding AEC family transporter, producing MAESLVHAYTPLILWMGLGLLIFRFLPHWLPKLLGRSLYWVGVPLELVALARQDNQNELGGVEGFPIVASLVTVGTLLLGLAMALLVWWGWEYILPRLFKPDLGESVSQSVLDSATKGSFLLAAVLGNTGFVGLAIAPYLIKIDALNWAVIYSITHNVIGPYGVGVLIASYFSHARSTNRWWMQLWDLLTVPPLWGFVIGTLTQQVKLPEVLESGLQGSVNVVIAAAFLLTGIRLAQLQRWKNLQLALIPSVLKVVITPLLVGLLTTLCLGLSGDRRLAMVLMSGMPSAFAGVILAEEYNLNRDLIVSSIILSTVLLLLVLPLWIQVFG from the coding sequence ATGGCGGAATCTCTGGTTCATGCTTATACACCCCTCATTCTGTGGATGGGTTTGGGGTTATTGATTTTTAGATTTTTACCGCATTGGTTGCCAAAACTCTTAGGGCGTAGTCTTTACTGGGTTGGTGTGCCGTTGGAATTAGTGGCACTGGCTCGTCAAGACAATCAAAATGAATTGGGTGGAGTAGAAGGTTTCCCGATAGTAGCTTCGTTGGTTACTGTAGGGACATTGCTGCTGGGTTTAGCGATGGCTTTGCTGGTGTGGTGGGGATGGGAATATATTTTGCCCCGTTTGTTCAAACCGGATTTAGGGGAATCAGTTTCTCAATCGGTGCTTGACTCTGCCACTAAAGGCAGTTTTTTGTTGGCGGCTGTTTTGGGGAATACTGGTTTTGTCGGTTTAGCGATCGCACCCTATTTAATCAAAATTGATGCACTCAATTGGGCTGTTATTTACAGCATTACTCACAATGTCATTGGCCCCTACGGAGTAGGAGTATTAATTGCCAGTTACTTTAGCCATGCACGCTCTACAAATCGCTGGTGGATGCAACTGTGGGATCTTTTGACAGTACCGCCTTTGTGGGGTTTTGTGATTGGTACGCTCACCCAACAGGTAAAACTCCCAGAAGTTTTAGAGTCAGGACTCCAAGGTTCTGTGAATGTGGTAATTGCAGCAGCTTTTTTATTGACTGGGATTCGTTTGGCTCAACTGCAAAGGTGGAAAAATTTGCAACTGGCCTTGATCCCCAGTGTTCTCAAAGTTGTCATTACACCCCTGCTGGTGGGTTTACTGACAACTTTGTGTTTGGGATTATCAGGCGATCGCCGCTTGGCAATGGTTCTCATGTCGGGAATGCCCTCAGCCTTTGCTGGTGTGATTTTAGCGGAGGAGTACAACCTCAACCGTGATTTGATTGTCAGCAGCATTATCCTCTCCACAGTTTTGTTACTCCTGGTTCTACCTTTGTGGATTCAGGTTTTTGGGTGA
- a CDS encoding DUF2301 domain-containing membrane protein: MTTPTISASEVYQGQFGEFTINQSDRTGVIIYRSGLMVAALCFAIGSGLVLFANNPTTIQALTPLYTCFSLALGVSLLTIHIYMAALHRILQAFWLIGSICAFIIRHFDSQPFAVTVYNQPLTLFGVGFTFAALTGIYFKEAFCFNRLETKVLTVIVPLLLLGHLVGILPTQWEQVLLGTWAILFLVFALRKTVQAIPPDIGDKSVFAYLKQQRTVKEARG, encoded by the coding sequence ATGACTACGCCAACAATATCTGCATCGGAAGTTTATCAAGGTCAGTTTGGAGAGTTTACAATTAATCAGAGCGATCGCACAGGTGTAATTATCTATCGTTCTGGGTTAATGGTAGCTGCTTTGTGCTTTGCTATTGGCAGTGGTTTAGTATTATTTGCCAACAATCCTACTACCATTCAAGCACTGACCCCTTTATATACTTGCTTCAGTCTGGCTCTTGGTGTCAGTTTATTGACAATACATATTTACATGGCAGCATTGCATAGAATATTACAAGCCTTTTGGTTAATTGGGAGCATTTGTGCATTTATCATCAGGCATTTTGACAGTCAACCTTTTGCTGTGACTGTGTACAATCAACCCCTAACTTTATTCGGAGTTGGTTTTACTTTTGCTGCTTTAACAGGCATTTATTTTAAAGAAGCTTTTTGCTTTAATCGTCTAGAAACTAAAGTGTTAACTGTGATAGTACCACTGCTATTATTAGGGCATTTAGTGGGGATTTTACCAACTCAATGGGAACAAGTTTTATTAGGAACTTGGGCGATTTTATTTTTAGTATTTGCCTTACGGAAAACAGTACAAGCCATCCCTCCTGATATTGGTGATAAATCAGTATTTGCTTATTTGAAACAACAACGAACAGTGAAAGAGGCTAGAGGTTAG
- a CDS encoding IMS domain-containing protein — MLITVQGKQAVRIPLDYYRILGLPLAASDEQLRQAYSDRIVQLPRREYSHAAIASRKQLIEEAYVVLSDPKERSSYNQLYLAHAYDPDTTTTQVAVEQRSHGNNSHFDAQNLSIEIASEELVGALLILQELGEYELVLKLGRNYLGNQNGAATARTVNHLASEEFLDSAERPDILLTVALACLELGREQWQQGHYENAAISLEAGLELLYSEGLFTSVQAEIQADLYKLRPYRILELLALPQDKTVERHQGLELLQSILDDRGGIDGTGNDESGLNIDDFLRFIQQLRKYLTVAEQHKLFEAESKRPSAVATYLAVYASIARGFTHRQPALIRHAKQMLMRLAKRQDVHLEQSLCALLLGQTEEATRVLELSQEYEALALIREKSQDSPDLLPGLCLYTEQWLQTEVFPHFRDLAGQQASLKDYFANPQVQAYLEALPNDAETTNEWNVINRQSFSQPPQINHPSGRNRQFYHNKTVDPELPATRNHSRLESPHPQPTRENTSPIPPYTGTPQPETSAVRLSGMERTAKATHPVNHKSPATATRPTTKRKRRKPSEGVKQGRTRPQPRHTLNRRTRLVWTVFMSLAGILVFWVLVSTTFGFVKNLFFPAPVLQGKQLSIQLNEPPITIPDGNSPLQPADGVLTEVTAGEVIQSWLSTKATALGPNHELGGLEEILTGSALSQWRLVAQQVRAQNHYRLYDHSVKVEYVNKFETDPNRAVVGAAVREITQFYENGQLRKTADESLRVRYELVRQQNLWRIQGMSAVVN, encoded by the coding sequence ATGTTGATCACGGTGCAGGGGAAGCAGGCTGTGCGAATTCCGCTCGATTACTACCGAATTTTAGGACTACCGTTAGCGGCAAGTGATGAGCAATTGCGGCAAGCGTATAGCGATCGCATTGTCCAACTACCGCGACGCGAGTATTCTCACGCAGCAATTGCTTCCCGTAAACAACTTATAGAAGAAGCTTACGTGGTTTTATCAGATCCCAAAGAACGTAGCAGTTACAACCAGTTGTATCTAGCTCACGCCTACGACCCAGACACTACTACTACTCAAGTAGCAGTGGAACAGAGGTCACATGGTAATAATAGTCATTTTGATGCCCAAAATCTCAGCATCGAAATTGCCTCAGAGGAGTTAGTTGGTGCTTTATTAATCCTGCAAGAGCTAGGAGAGTACGAACTTGTACTGAAACTAGGTCGTAACTACCTGGGTAATCAAAACGGTGCAGCCACAGCCAGAACAGTTAATCATCTAGCATCTGAAGAGTTTCTCGACAGTGCTGAACGTCCAGACATTCTGCTGACTGTTGCCCTGGCTTGTTTAGAACTAGGGCGTGAGCAATGGCAACAAGGGCATTACGAAAATGCGGCTATCTCTTTAGAAGCCGGATTAGAATTGCTCTATAGTGAAGGACTATTCACCAGCGTCCAGGCAGAAATCCAGGCTGACCTTTACAAGTTACGCCCATATCGGATTTTAGAACTATTAGCACTGCCTCAAGATAAGACTGTCGAACGCCATCAAGGTCTAGAACTATTACAAAGCATTCTAGACGATCGCGGTGGTATTGACGGCACTGGCAATGATGAATCAGGTCTCAACATAGATGATTTTCTCCGATTCATCCAGCAACTACGCAAATACTTAACAGTTGCCGAACAACACAAGCTGTTTGAAGCAGAAAGCAAGCGTCCTTCAGCTGTTGCTACCTACTTGGCTGTTTATGCCTCCATTGCACGGGGATTTACCCACCGCCAACCAGCCTTAATTCGTCATGCCAAGCAAATGCTCATGCGTTTAGCGAAGCGGCAAGATGTACATTTAGAACAGTCTTTATGTGCGCTGCTACTAGGGCAAACGGAAGAAGCCACCCGTGTTTTAGAACTGAGCCAGGAATACGAGGCTTTAGCTTTGATTCGGGAAAAATCACAAGATTCTCCGGATTTATTGCCGGGTTTGTGCCTTTATACTGAACAATGGTTACAAACGGAAGTATTTCCCCATTTTCGCGATTTAGCTGGGCAACAAGCATCCCTCAAAGATTATTTTGCTAACCCGCAAGTACAAGCTTACCTGGAAGCTCTGCCCAATGATGCAGAAACAACGAATGAATGGAATGTCATTAATCGTCAGTCCTTTTCTCAACCACCACAGATCAATCATCCCAGTGGGAGGAATCGACAGTTTTATCACAATAAAACGGTTGATCCAGAGTTGCCAGCAACCCGCAATCACAGCAGGCTAGAATCTCCCCATCCTCAGCCAACCAGAGAAAATACTTCTCCCATACCTCCTTACACTGGCACACCACAACCAGAAACTTCTGCGGTGAGGCTTTCTGGTATGGAACGTACAGCTAAAGCCACTCATCCTGTAAATCACAAATCTCCAGCCACTGCAACACGCCCAACTACTAAGCGTAAGAGACGCAAGCCCTCTGAAGGTGTCAAGCAAGGACGGACTCGCCCACAACCAAGACACACTCTCAACCGGAGAACCCGATTAGTGTGGACTGTATTTATGTCTTTAGCGGGAATTTTGGTTTTCTGGGTGTTAGTCTCAACGACTTTTGGTTTCGTCAAAAATCTGTTTTTCCCTGCACCTGTTTTGCAAGGTAAACAATTATCGATTCAACTCAATGAACCGCCAATTACTATTCCTGATGGCAACAGTCCATTACAACCAGCAGATGGGGTGCTAACAGAAGTAACTGCTGGGGAAGTGATTCAATCTTGGCTATCTACCAAAGCCACAGCCCTAGGCCCTAACCATGAACTTGGCGGTTTAGAAGAGATTTTAACTGGTTCTGCGCTGTCGCAATGGCGACTGGTTGCCCAACAAGTTAGAGCGCAAAACCACTATCGGCTGTATGACCACAGCGTTAAGGTGGAATATGTCAATAAATTTGAAACAGACCCCAATCGTGCTGTAGTGGGCGCTGCGGTTAGGGAAATTACCCAATTCTACGAAAATGGACAATTGAGAAAGACGGCTGACGAAAGTCTACGTGTCCGCTATGAATTAGTTCGACAACAAAACCTGTGGCGCATTCAAGGTATGTCAGCCGTTGTCAATTAG
- a CDS encoding phosphodiester glycosidase family protein has product MYLNKISGLFFLITTVSLLSGCQKIDAQSIPKATPKAAKICPGENAKFSIDFFKTNNRGEKFAKGINHVIIFNPRSAALDFKVNVGLSHKIYAQDTRGRVRKEYIPKQFNELIADDNSKLNGQRPIAAINADYIDTEHKPQGLNISRGVDYSGVFKNKRSSFGISGGKPQQRRATIQVGRRNANILNYNLVGGNGRFYSQGKFKDICSDLGEFACKQATNRSMAAITNKGYVILLVNDFKANSSIEFSAVNQELLPHQFDDVLKGIARNNCLGKIQEGILFDGGMSPGLYYDNKIYVQNPGPIGSVFLIYKKSQN; this is encoded by the coding sequence ATGTATCTTAACAAAATATCTGGTTTATTTTTCTTAATCACTACCGTTAGCTTATTATCAGGATGTCAAAAGATAGACGCACAATCAATACCAAAAGCTACACCAAAAGCTGCAAAAATTTGTCCTGGTGAAAATGCGAAATTTAGTATTGATTTTTTTAAAACTAACAATCGAGGTGAGAAATTTGCTAAAGGTATCAATCATGTAATTATTTTTAATCCCAGGTCAGCGGCTTTAGATTTTAAGGTGAATGTGGGATTATCTCATAAAATTTATGCTCAAGACACTAGAGGCAGAGTTCGTAAAGAATACATACCAAAACAGTTTAATGAACTGATTGCTGATGATAACTCTAAACTTAATGGACAAAGACCAATAGCAGCCATTAATGCTGACTATATAGATACTGAACATAAACCACAAGGCTTAAATATTTCTCGTGGAGTAGACTATTCAGGAGTGTTTAAAAATAAGCGTTCTTCCTTTGGAATTTCTGGTGGTAAGCCACAACAGCGACGGGCGACAATTCAAGTGGGCAGAAGAAATGCTAATATTCTCAACTACAATTTAGTAGGCGGTAATGGTAGGTTTTATAGCCAGGGTAAGTTTAAAGATATTTGTTCAGATTTGGGAGAATTTGCTTGTAAGCAAGCAACTAATCGCTCGATGGCAGCTATTACTAATAAGGGTTATGTGATTTTGTTAGTTAATGATTTTAAGGCTAATTCTAGTATTGAGTTTTCTGCGGTTAACCAAGAGTTATTACCACACCAATTTGATGATGTATTAAAAGGTATTGCTCGTAATAATTGTTTAGGGAAAATTCAAGAAGGCATATTGTTTGATGGTGGTATGTCTCCCGGATTGTATTACGATAATAAAATTTATGTGCAGAATCCAGGGCCTATTGGTTCAGTGTTTTTAATTTATAAGAAGTCTCAAAATTAA
- a CDS encoding calcium-binding protein: MPYIPGSNQNDYLQGTAGDDLIETFAGNDTVNVAITIREFVANGQLIRVPIYEPDDDGSGNDTIWGGIGSDALSGGIGNDSVNGEADNDTLWGGIGNDTVNGGDGNDIINAHQEYVVFRYEGQDYLDSYLVFDEDPGDDFFYGGNGDDFIYAGNGRDYIDGGAGLDVLYLNTTAYTSNLTVSFTNAANPGTVSTGTQFTGIEYISVTTGNGHDTINLSAFVTGTEVNSGAGNDLITGGTGGDYLYGDAGNDTINGGDGNDSLNGGSGNDSLDGGAGNDTLIGGAGNDTLNGGSGIDTASYQTATAAVNVNFSTGTATDGQGGTDTLISIERVIGSKFNDTLIGGVGNDSLNGGAGNDTLNGGTGNDTASYQNATAAVNVNLSTGITTDGQGGTDTLISIERVIGSKFNDTLIGGSGNETLEGGSGNDTLNGGSGNDILIGNSGNDSLIGGTGNDTLTGGTGADRFIFNSLTQGIDNITDFNVVDDTIAVSAVGFGGGLVAGAAIAASQFVLGTAATTSNHRFIYDQTSGALFFDQDGTGVSAQVQIATLNIGLALTNADIFVNA; encoded by the coding sequence ATGCCATATATTCCCGGTTCCAATCAAAACGATTACCTACAAGGTACTGCTGGAGATGACTTAATTGAAACCTTTGCAGGTAATGATACAGTTAATGTTGCAATAACAATCAGGGAGTTTGTCGCTAATGGTCAACTCATTCGTGTACCAATTTACGAGCCTGATGATGATGGGAGCGGCAATGATACTATCTGGGGCGGTATTGGCAGTGATGCTCTTTCAGGTGGGATAGGTAATGACAGCGTTAATGGTGAAGCAGATAATGATACCCTCTGGGGTGGTATTGGCAATGATACCGTCAATGGTGGCGATGGTAATGACATCATTAATGCTCATCAAGAGTATGTTGTTTTTCGGTATGAGGGACAAGATTACCTTGATTCTTACCTAGTGTTCGATGAAGATCCAGGTGATGACTTCTTCTATGGTGGTAACGGTGATGACTTCATCTATGCTGGTAATGGCAGAGATTATATTGATGGTGGTGCAGGACTTGATGTCCTGTATTTAAATACAACCGCTTATACCAGTAACTTAACTGTCTCGTTCACCAATGCTGCTAATCCTGGTACTGTATCTACTGGCACACAATTTACAGGCATTGAGTATATCTCAGTCACCACAGGTAATGGTCATGACACAATCAATCTCTCAGCTTTTGTGACTGGTACCGAAGTTAATAGTGGTGCTGGCAATGACTTAATTACCGGAGGAACAGGTGGCGATTATCTGTATGGTGATGCCGGGAATGACACCATCAATGGCGGTGATGGCAATGATAGCCTCAATGGTGGTTCTGGGAATGATTCCCTAGATGGCGGGGCTGGTAATGACACCTTAATTGGCGGTGCTGGCAATGATACTCTCAATGGTGGCTCAGGAATTGATACTGCTTCTTATCAAACTGCCACTGCGGCAGTGAACGTTAACTTCTCCACAGGTACAGCCACTGATGGGCAAGGCGGTACAGACACCCTGATCAGCATTGAGCGGGTGATTGGTTCTAAGTTCAATGACACCTTAATAGGTGGTGTTGGCAATGATAGCCTCAATGGCGGTGCTGGCAATGATACTCTCAATGGCGGGACTGGCAATGATACTGCTTCTTACCAAAATGCCACTGCGGCAGTCAACGTTAACCTCTCCACAGGTATAACCACTGATGGACAAGGCGGTACAGACACCCTGATCAGTATTGAGCGGGTAATTGGTTCTAAGTTCAATGACACTTTAATAGGCGGTTCTGGCAATGAAACTCTCGAAGGCGGTTCTGGTAATGATACTCTTAATGGCGGGTCTGGTAATGACATCTTAATTGGTAATTCAGGAAATGATTCCCTAATTGGCGGGACTGGCAATGATACGCTCACAGGTGGTACAGGAGCTGATCGTTTTATCTTCAACTCTCTAACTCAAGGAATTGACAACATCACTGATTTTAACGTAGTTGATGATACCATTGCTGTGTCTGCGGTTGGCTTTGGCGGTGGGCTGGTTGCGGGTGCGGCGATCGCTGCTAGTCAATTCGTTCTCGGTACAGCAGCCACTACCAGTAATCATCGATTTATTTACGATCAAACCAGTGGCGCACTCTTCTTTGATCAAGATGGCACAGGAGTATCTGCACAAGTTCAAATTGCTACTCTCAATATCGGTCTGGCTTTAACTAATGCTGATATCTTTGTCAACGCTTAA
- a CDS encoding DUF4912 domain-containing protein → MAKERPPLEEMTLRQLRKVASECSISRYSRMRKSQLLAAIQEVQRNKASLTPSRSLEAQETVEAAKFELGQDDRTGGSLADVDEGLADLPGGYGDSRIVLLPRDPQWAYAYWDVPNDHKEELRRQGGQQLALRIYDVTDINLEYQSPHSIQEYPADELAREWYIPIPVSDRDYVLDIGYRTFDGRWLVLARSARVHIPPVYPSDWIEDVFITVNFEEDLRGKTLYELVPPAKKTAAVGANGNPIYEQIFGMAESAEAQRVAGSLFGSMQHVPGSVRPEQAISSYVFPSGVGMWAVPTVSGLTMSGVGMSGVGFSASAVPMRPRQFWLIADAELIVYGATEPDATVTIGGRPIKLNPDGTFRFQMSFQDGLIDYPILAVAADGEQTRSIHMKFNRETPSRNTNTKEEAVLEWLS, encoded by the coding sequence ATGGCGAAAGAACGCCCACCGCTAGAAGAGATGACATTACGGCAATTACGTAAAGTTGCCAGCGAATGTAGCATCTCTCGCTATAGCCGGATGCGTAAATCACAATTACTAGCAGCAATTCAAGAAGTCCAGCGCAACAAAGCATCACTTACCCCATCTCGTTCACTGGAGGCACAGGAAACCGTGGAAGCAGCAAAATTTGAATTAGGTCAAGATGACCGTACTGGTGGCTCTCTGGCTGATGTTGATGAAGGATTAGCAGATTTACCAGGTGGTTACGGCGATAGTCGAATTGTGCTTTTACCGCGTGATCCCCAATGGGCTTATGCTTACTGGGATGTTCCTAATGATCATAAAGAAGAGTTGCGCCGCCAAGGTGGACAACAACTGGCGTTGCGGATTTATGACGTTACCGACATCAATCTGGAATACCAAAGCCCCCACAGCATCCAAGAGTATCCTGCTGATGAACTAGCTAGGGAATGGTATATACCAATTCCTGTGAGCGATCGCGATTACGTACTCGATATCGGTTATCGTACCTTTGATGGTCGTTGGTTGGTACTAGCTCGTTCAGCTCGCGTTCACATTCCGCCTGTTTATCCTTCTGACTGGATTGAAGATGTCTTCATCACCGTCAACTTTGAGGAAGATTTACGCGGCAAAACCCTTTACGAACTCGTTCCCCCCGCCAAAAAAACCGCCGCAGTGGGTGCAAATGGCAACCCCATCTACGAACAAATCTTTGGTATGGCAGAGTCCGCCGAAGCACAACGGGTTGCAGGTTCTCTGTTCGGTTCTATGCAGCACGTACCTGGTTCTGTCCGTCCCGAACAAGCTATCAGCTCCTATGTCTTCCCCTCTGGTGTAGGTATGTGGGCAGTTCCCACCGTTTCCGGCTTAACAATGTCCGGTGTGGGAATGTCAGGTGTAGGCTTCTCTGCTTCCGCCGTACCAATGCGTCCTCGTCAGTTCTGGTTAATTGCTGATGCGGAGTTGATTGTCTACGGTGCTACTGAACCTGATGCTACCGTAACAATCGGCGGTCGTCCCATCAAACTGAATCCCGATGGTACATTCCGCTTCCAGATGTCCTTCCAGGATGGTTTAATTGATTACCCCATTTTGGCTGTTGCAGCTGATGGTGAGCAAACACGCTCAATCCACATGAAGTTTAATCGTGAAACACCATCTCGTAATACCAATACTAAGGAAGAAGCTGTTTTAGAGTGGCTGTCTTAA